In Phycisphaerae bacterium, the DNA window CCTCGAGCTGGGCGGCATCCCGTGCTATCCGACGCTGGCCGACGGCGTCACGCCGATCTGCGAATATGAAGACCCGGTGGCCAAGCTGATCGACAACATCCGCCAGCACGGCATCCACTGCGCCGAATTCGTCCCCATCCGCAACGAGCCGACCATGCTCGAAAAATACGTCGCGCCGATGCGGCAGGCGGGACTCGTCATCACCGCCGGCACCGAGCACAACACGCTCGACCTGCTGCCGATCGAACCGCAGTGCGTCAAGGGCCAGCCCGTGCCCGAGACGATCGAGGAGATCTTCTGGGAAGGCACGTGCGTCGTCGCGGCCCACCAGTTCCTCCTGACCCACGACCAGACCGGCTTCGTGGACGAAACGGGCCGGCCCAATCGCGACTATCCGACGGCGGAGGAGCGGATCGCCGCCTTCGCCGCCCTCGGACGCGCCGTGATCGGCAAGTACCTGGACAAGTTCAAAGGTTAGGCGAACGCAGCAACCGCGAACGCCTCAAGCAAGGAGCACAAGACCGATGGGTTCCCAAACCGCTTGGCCCACTTTCGCATCCACCGACAGCGACCTCGATATCATCATCAAGCTGTCGCGCTACTACGGCTCGAACGGCGACTACGTCCTGGCCGGCGGCGGCAACACCTCCGTCAAAATCGGCGACCGCCTGTTCGTCAAAGGCAGCGGCTGCGCGCTGGCCGACATCGACGCCGACGGCTTCGTCGAACTCGACCGGTCCGACCTCGAACAAATCCTCGCCAGCGACCTGGGCGAAGACCCAGCCGTGCGCGAAATACGCTACAAAGAGGCGGTCTTGGCCGCCCGCTGTTGCCCCGACAAAGGCCAACGCCCCTCGGTCGAGTCCGTCCTGCACAACATGATGCCGAACAAGTTCGTCGTCCACGTCCATCCGACGCTGGTCAACGTCTACACCTGCTGCGAAACCGGCCAGAAGATCTGCGACGAGCTCTTCGGCGACCGGGTCCTCTGGATACCCTACACCGAACCGGGTCCTATCCTCGCCCAGACGCTGTACGCAGCCATGCGGGACTACACCAAACGCACCGGCCGCCAATGTCCCGACGGCGTGTTCATCGGCAACCACGGCTATATCGTCTGCGGCGACACCGCCGAGGAAGTTCGCGAACGCTTCGATAAGGTGATGGCCAAGTTGCGGGAGCGCCTCGACCAAACGCCGTCGGCCGAACCGTTCGGACCGATCAAGCGCCTCGACGCCGACAAGGTCCGCAAGCTGGTCAACGTCATCGGCCCGGCGCTGCGGGCGTTGCTGGCTGAGGGTGAGACCCTGCGGCTGGTGAACTTCGACGATACCGACATGGTGATGCAACTGGTCGGCGGGGCCGAGGGCAAATCCGCTGCGCTGGCCGGCCCGCTCACGCCCGACCACATCGTCTACTGCAAACCGCTGCCGCTCTGGTTCCAAGCCGCGGGCGACGAAGAGCCCAAGGCACTCGTCGAACGCCTGCGCAAGGACATCAACGCCTACCAGCAGCAGTACGGCTTCCTGCCCAACGTCGTCCTCGTCGAAGGCGCGGGCATGTTCGCCTCCGCGGAGGATCTGACCGGGTCCGAGCGGGCGAGGCTGTTGTATCGCAACGCCATCGAAGTCTCCGCCGGCGCCAAACGCCTCGGCAAAATCCGACCCATGAGCTTCCAGGAGTGGAACTTCATCGAGCACGGCGAGGTCGAAGCCTACCGTCGGGCCATCTCCGCCGGGGCCCGCCGACAGGGCCGCGCCGTCGGCAAGGTCGCCGTGGTCACCGGCGCCGCCCAGGGATTCGGCTTCGAAATCGCCGAAGACCTCGTCCGCCAGGGCGCCTGCGTCGTCCTGACCGACATCAACGCCGAAGGCGTCGCCGCCGCCGCCGAAAAAATCAACGCCGCCGCCAAACGGCCGCAGGCGGTCGGACTGGCCATGAACGTGACCGATGGCGCGTCGATCGCCGGGGCCTTCCATCAGACGATCCGCCGCTTCGGCGGCTTCGATCTGCTGGTCTCCAACGCCGGCGTCCTGAAGGCCGGCAGCGTCAAGGATCAGCCGGAAAAGGACTTCGACTTCGTCACCGCCGTCAACTACAAGGGCTACTTCCTCTGCGTCCAGCACGCCGCCCCGATCCTCGCCGTCCAGCACCTGGCCCGACCGTCCCTCTGGTCCGACATCATCCAGATCAACTCCAAGTCGGGCCTCGTCGGATCCAACCGCAACGGAGCCTACGCCGGCAGCAAGTTCGGCGGCATCGGACTGACCCAGTCCTTCGCCCTCGAACTCGTCGAGGACGGCGTCAAGGTCAACTCAATCTGCCCGGGCAACTTCTTCGACGGCCCGCTGTGGTCCGATCCGAACAACGGCCTGTTCGTCCAGTACCTGCGAACCGGCAAGGTGCCCGGCGCCAAAACCATCGCCGACGTCCGCAAAGCCTACGAAACCAAAGTCCCGATGGGCCGCGGATGCACCACGCCCGACGTGATGAAGGCCATCTACTACCTGATGGACCAGAAATACGAAACCGGCCAGGCCGTCCCGGTCACCGGCGGCCAGGTCATGCTGAGCTGACCGTCTCCACGGAACACCCGATCCCGGTTCTTTGACATCCTCACAGGCGACGAACGCAGCCGCCTCCTCTTCTCCAAAAGAAGACAGCCACGGAACACGCGGTTAATGGTAGGAGGCGTCCTCCGAACGCACCAATCTGAGTCTTCTTCATTCTGACTCCTGGCTTCTTCCCTCGTCCCTCCGCGTGTTCCGCGTGCTCCGTGCCATCCCAAAGGGAAGTCGCACCGACGCACCACCGATCACTGGCGGCCCCGTCGCCCGATGAGTATAATTCGCATTTTGTCCAAAAGTATGACGAACAGTCCAAAAAGGAACGCATAATGACAGCATCTCCCGTCGGCGGCCAACTGCCCCGAACCCAATACGCCGTGCAACTGGTCGGCCCGAGCCAACTGACGCTCAACCGCGAAAAACCCGTCCACCAGCCCGGCCCGCACCAGATCGTCGCCAAAATCGAAGCGGTCGGCCTCTGCTTCTCCGACCTTAAGCTCCTCAAGCAGTTCACCGAGCACGCCCGCAAGGGCGAGGTCGTCCGCGGCATCGAACCGCGCGTCCTCGATGAAATTCCCAGCTACGTCCCGGGAACCAAGCCCACTGTGCCCGGCCACGAAGGCGTCTGCCGGATCGTCGCCGTCGGCGAGAAGGTCACCCGCCACAAGGTCGGCGAACGCTGCCTCATCCAGACCGACTACCGATGGCTACGCACCGCCGCCGGCTCTAACGCCGCTTTCGGATACAATTTCGAAGGC includes these proteins:
- a CDS encoding SDR family NAD(P)-dependent oxidoreductase — translated: MGSQTAWPTFASTDSDLDIIIKLSRYYGSNGDYVLAGGGNTSVKIGDRLFVKGSGCALADIDADGFVELDRSDLEQILASDLGEDPAVREIRYKEAVLAARCCPDKGQRPSVESVLHNMMPNKFVVHVHPTLVNVYTCCETGQKICDELFGDRVLWIPYTEPGPILAQTLYAAMRDYTKRTGRQCPDGVFIGNHGYIVCGDTAEEVRERFDKVMAKLRERLDQTPSAEPFGPIKRLDADKVRKLVNVIGPALRALLAEGETLRLVNFDDTDMVMQLVGGAEGKSAALAGPLTPDHIVYCKPLPLWFQAAGDEEPKALVERLRKDINAYQQQYGFLPNVVLVEGAGMFASAEDLTGSERARLLYRNAIEVSAGAKRLGKIRPMSFQEWNFIEHGEVEAYRRAISAGARRQGRAVGKVAVVTGAAQGFGFEIAEDLVRQGACVVLTDINAEGVAAAAEKINAAAKRPQAVGLAMNVTDGASIAGAFHQTIRRFGGFDLLVSNAGVLKAGSVKDQPEKDFDFVTAVNYKGYFLCVQHAAPILAVQHLARPSLWSDIIQINSKSGLVGSNRNGAYAGSKFGGIGLTQSFALELVEDGVKVNSICPGNFFDGPLWSDPNNGLFVQYLRTGKVPGAKTIADVRKAYETKVPMGRGCTTPDVMKAIYYLMDQKYETGQAVPVTGGQVMLS